In Streptobacillus felis, one genomic interval encodes:
- a CDS encoding dihydrofolate reductase family protein: MRKIKLFIAMSVDGYIADKNGSVAFLQGHEDCLENESTYSEFIKNIDTVLMGWNTYNQIITELSPDNWVYDNLLTYVFTHREQQDSDKIIFTSDNLEELIKKLKGVEGKDIWICGGADLVQQAISSDVIDEYLISIIPTILGNGIKLFSQNDAEHKLKLINTITNNGIVELNYIRR; the protein is encoded by the coding sequence ATGAGAAAAATAAAACTGTTTATAGCTATGAGTGTAGATGGCTATATTGCTGATAAAAATGGGAGTGTCGCTTTTCTGCAAGGTCATGAAGATTGTTTAGAAAACGAAAGTACCTATTCTGAGTTTATAAAAAATATAGACACAGTTCTGATGGGTTGGAATACTTACAATCAGATAATAACTGAGTTATCCCCTGATAATTGGGTTTATGACAATTTATTGACTTATGTTTTCACTCACCGAGAACAACAAGATTCCGATAAGATCATTTTTACAAGTGATAATTTGGAGGAATTGATCAAGAAATTAAAAGGGGTTGAAGGAAAAGATATTTGGATATGTGGAGGAGCAGACTTAGTTCAACAAGCCATTTCTTCAGATGTGATTGATGAGTATCTTATATCCATTATTCCGACAATTTTAGGGAATGGTATAAAATTATTTAGCCAAAATGATGCGGAACATAAATTGAAATTAATCAACACGATAACAAATAATGGAATTGTCGAGTTGAATTATATTCGTAGATAA
- a CDS encoding transposase has translation MTEKQKPQTNEERATPRKPDGILTKKMNGKTFVTEIYFDKRSKDTFQDKLLKVVQAQRKE, from the coding sequence ATGACCGAAAAACAAAAACCACAGACCAACGAAGAACGAGCGACACCCCGAAAACCCGACGGCATTCTAACAAAAAAGATGAATGGAAAGACCTTTGTAACCGAGATATATTTTGATAAAAGGAGCAAGGATACCTTTCAAGATAAGCTGTTAAAGGTAGTGCAAGCCCAGCGGAAAGAATAG